In a genomic window of Methanosarcina horonobensis HB-1 = JCM 15518:
- a CDS encoding cation diffusion facilitator family transporter → MRGTDSADDKILSRSKETEDTRYSQAIHVTKAGMASNILLTCLKFFAGIMGNSSAMIADAAHSTSDFMTDIAVIAGLKVARKPGDSTHNYGHGKVETLSAALIGLVLIIVAFGIFWGGLQKVIAFFQGEVLPVPGRIALVAAVLSIVIKEWLYRYTMIYARKLRSDALTANAWHHRSDAFSSIGTMIGIGSAILLGGRWVVLDPVAAIILSFFIFKVAFDISYKNLNELLEASLDSATYKNIEETLMSIDGVLGFHELKTRKIGNAMAADVHIEVDRNLNIVDAHEISVQVEDRLKEVCGKNGYFSIHVEPCSDPEYSEYEGKNKKQELS, encoded by the coding sequence ATGAGAGGAACTGATAGTGCGGATGATAAAATTCTCTCTCGCTCCAAGGAGACTGAAGATACACGATATTCCCAGGCAATTCACGTGACAAAGGCCGGGATGGCTTCAAACATTTTGCTGACATGTTTGAAGTTTTTTGCAGGGATAATGGGCAATAGTTCGGCAATGATTGCTGATGCCGCTCATTCCACATCGGACTTCATGACTGATATCGCAGTAATAGCAGGCTTGAAAGTTGCAAGAAAACCCGGAGACAGCACGCATAATTACGGGCATGGGAAAGTCGAGACTCTATCTGCTGCGTTAATAGGACTGGTACTAATTATTGTGGCTTTCGGAATATTCTGGGGCGGACTCCAGAAGGTTATTGCTTTTTTCCAGGGAGAAGTACTGCCAGTTCCCGGCAGAATCGCTCTTGTTGCAGCAGTCCTTTCAATTGTGATAAAAGAATGGCTGTACCGTTATACAATGATATATGCACGGAAACTCAGGAGTGATGCCCTTACTGCAAACGCCTGGCACCATCGGTCTGATGCTTTCTCTTCCATAGGGACAATGATAGGAATCGGGAGCGCAATCCTTCTTGGAGGCAGGTGGGTAGTACTTGATCCTGTAGCTGCAATTATATTGAGTTTCTTCATTTTCAAAGTGGCATTCGATATTTCATACAAAAACCTTAACGAATTACTGGAAGCGTCACTCGATTCGGCAACCTATAAAAACATTGAAGAGACCCTGATGTCCATAGATGGCGTTCTCGGTTTCCATGAATTAAAGACCCGTAAAATAGGTAATGCAATGGCTGCAGATGTACACATCGAGGTAGACAGAAACCTGAACATCGTAGATGCACACGAAATTTCAGTGCAGGTTGAAGACAGGTTAAAGGAAGTCTGTGGCAAAAACGGTTACTTTTCAATTCATGTAGAACCCTGTTCTGACCCTGAATATTCGGAATACGAAGGGAAAAACAAAAAACAGGAACTCTCCTGA